One window of Thiovulum sp. ES genomic DNA carries:
- a CDS encoding Helix-turn-helix protein (PFAM: Helix-turn-helix) — MEQKEENLVKKTCRELGITQKELAKMLDVSQDTVTNWTKGEPKQIIKVLLEALIYKKKFHNILKIVEFQILPLKNSKLI, encoded by the coding sequence TTGGAACAAAAAGAGGAGAATTTAGTTAAAAAGACTTGCCGAGAACTTGGAATCACTCAAAAAGAACTTGCAAAAATGCTAGATGTTTCTCAAGACACCGTTACAAATTGGACAAAAGGAGAACCAAAACAAATTATTAAGGTTCTTTTGGAAGCTTTAATTTATAAAAAGAAGTTTCACAATATACTAAAAATAGTTGAATTTCAGATTTTACCT